The genome window TCCGCACGCTGTCGGCCGAGGTCGAGGTGCTGCCCCGCACGCACGGCTCGGCGCTGTTCGAGCGCGGCGAGACGCAGATCCTGGGCGTCACGACGCTGAACATGCTCCGCATGGAGCAGCAGATCGACTCGCTCTCCCCGGAGACGCGCAAGCGGTACATGCACCACTACAACTTCCCGCCGTTCTCCACGGGCGAGACGGGCCGCGTCGGCTCGCCGAAGCGCCGTGAGATCGGTCACGGCGCGCTCGCCGAGCGGGCCATCGTCCCGGTCCTGCCGGCGCGTGAGGACTTCCCCTACGCGATCCGCCAGGTCTCGGAGGCGCTGGGCTCCAACGGCTCGACGTCCATGGGCTCGGTCTGCGCCGCGACGCTGTCGCTGCTCAACGCCGGTGTCCCGCTGCGCGCGCCCGTCGCGGGCATCGCGATGGGCCTCGTGTCCGACACGGTCGACGGTGAGACCCGCTACGCGGCGCTCACCGACATCCTCGGGGCCGAGGACGCCTTCGGCGACATGGACTTCAAGGTCGCCGGCACGCGGGAGTTCGTCACCGCGATCCAGCTCGACACCAAGCTCGACGGCATCCCGGCGTCGGTCCTGGCCGGTGCGCTGATGCAGGCGAAGGAGGCTCGCCTGGCGATCCTCGACGTCATCGCCGAGGCCATCGACGTCCCGGACGAGATGAGCCCGTTCGCACCGCGCGTCATCTCGGTGAAGGTGCCGGTCGACAAGATCGGCGAGGTCATCGGCCCGAAGGGCAAGATGATCAACCAGATCCAGGAGGAGACCGGCGCCGACATCTCCATCGAGGACGACGGCACGGTCTACATCGGCGCCACCGACGGACCGTCGGCGGAGGCCGCGCGGGCCGCGATCAACGCGATCGCGAACCCGCACATGCCCGAGATCGGCGAGCGCTTCGTCGGCACCGTGGTCAAGACGACGACGTTCGGCGCGTTCATCTCGCTCTCGCCGGGCAAGGACGGTCTGCTGCACATCTCGCAGATCCGCAAGCTCGTCGGCGGCAAGCGCGTCGAGAACGTCGAGGACGTCCTGGCGATCGGCCAGAAGGTCCAGGTCGAGATCGGCGAGATCGACCCGCGCGGCAAGCTGTCGCTGCACGCGGTGCTCGACGAGGTGCAGACCGAGGGCGAGCAGGCCGCCGAGCCGGCGACCACCGACGCCTGACGTGCCGCAGATCCTCCCGCTCGTCGCACCCGGCTCACCGGGTGCGGACCTCGTCGTCGGGCAGGACGGTGGTGCCGCCGTGCGGCGCACCGTCCTGCCCGGGGGCGTCCGGGTCCTGACCGAGCACATGCCCGGCCTGCGCTCCGCCACCGTCGGGGCGTGGGTCGGCGTGGGCTCGCGGGACGAGACGTCGGGCCACTTCGGCTCGACGCACTTCCTCGAGCACCTGCTGTTCAAGGGCACCGCGCGGCGCTCCGCGATGGACATCGCGGAGGCCTTCGACGCCGTCGGCGGCGAGGCGAACGCCGCGACCGGCAAGGAGCACACCTGCTACTACGCGCGGGTGCTCGACACCGACGTGCCCATGGCCGTCGACGTCATCGCCGACATGGTGACGTCCGCACGGCTCGACGCCGACGAGCTCGAGACCGAGCGCGGCGTCATCCTCGAAGAGCTCGCGATGAACGACGACGACCCGTCGGACGTCGCGCACGAGCAGTTCGCGACCGCCGTGTTCGGCGACACCCCGCTGGGCCGGCCGATCGGCGGCACGCCGCAGGCGATCCGGTCCGTGCCCCGCGACGCCGTGTGGGAGCACTACCGGCAGCACTACCGCCCGGAGACGCTCGTCGTCACCGCCGCGGGCGGCGTCGACCACGACGCGCTGTGCGCCCAGGTGGCGGCCGCGCTGACGGACGGCGGCTGGGACCTCCCGCCGGCGGCCGTGCCCGCGTCGCGGCGCGCGGGTGGCGCCCGCGGTGCGACGGCGGAGGGCGTCGAGCTCACCGTCCGGCGTCCCACCGAGCAGGCCAACGTCATCGTTGGCGGCACCTGCCTGAACGCCACCGACGAGCGTCGCTTCGTGCTCTCGGTCCTCAACGCCGCCCTCGGCGGCGGCATGTCCTCGCGCCTGTTCCAGGAGATCCGTGAGAAGCGCGGTCTGGCGTACTCGACGTACTCGTTCGCGAGCGGGCACGCCGAGACCGGGATGTTCGGCCTCTACGCGGGGTGCACGCCGGCCAGGGTGGACGAGGTCACGGCCCTCATGGTGGTCGAGCTCGAGCGCATGGCGCAGGAGCCGATGGGTGAGGCGGAGCTCGCCCGCAGCATCGGTCAGCTGTGCGGCGGTCTGGTGCTCGGCATGGAGGACACCGGTTCGCGCATGAGCCGGCTCGGCAAGGCCGAGCTCGTGCACGGTGAGCTGCTCGACATCGACGAGTCGCTCGCGCGGATCCGGGCGGTGACCGCGCGCGAGGTCCAGGACCTCGCGGGGGAGCTGGCGTCCGCGCCGCGCAGCGTCGTGCGCGTCGGGCCCTTCGGGGACTGACGCCCCGGCGCCGACGGGGCCCCGCGCGGGCCCCGTCGGCGGCATGATGAGACATGACCGTCGCAGTGGACTCCTACCGTCGCCTTCCCGTGCCCGCCGCGCTGCAGGGCATCGCCGAGCACGCGTGGGTCGCGCGTCACGACGGCGGGCGGCAGCACACCGAGGTGCTGCTGCCCGACGGCCGTGGCCTGCTGCAGCTGGTGCGCGGCACGGGTGGCCTGCTGGTCGACCCGCTCACGGGAGCCGCAGGCCCGGACTGCGACGGCGTGCGCGGGGCGTGGACGCACGCCCTGGTGGCCGAGCAGACGGGGCCCGTCGCGCGGCTGGGTGTGCAGCTGCACCCGCTGGGGCTCGCGCGCCTGCGCGAGGCCCGACCCGTGGCCGACACCTGGCTACCCCTCGACGCGGTGCTGAGCCCGCAGGTCGCCGCGCACGCGGGCGCCCTGCTGGACGCCGGGGACGACGAGGACGCCATGGCCGCCGTGCTCGACGGCCTCGCCGCGCGGCCGCGCCGGACGGGCGCCGACCTGGACCACCTCGAGGACGCGCTGCGGTTCGTCGACGAGCACCGTGGCCTGGTCCGCCAGCTCGACGTCGCCCGGTCCGTCGGGACGAGCCTGGGGGAGCTGCACCGCTGGTGCAGCCACCTGCTGGGGATGTCGCCCGCGCAGTACCTGTCGGCCGTGCGGTTCAGCACGTTCGTCCGCGAGTCGGTCGGCAGCGGGCCCGTCGACCCGCACGCCACCGTCGCCGCGATCGAGTGGTTCGTCGACGCCGGCTACCCGCCTCGCGAGGTCGAGCGGTTCAGCGGCCTGCCGCCGGCCGACCTGCGCAGGCTCGCCGAGCACCTCGCGGCGCGGATCGGCTCCGCGCGGCGCTGAGCGTCCGGGCCGGGCCGGGCACGACCTTCCCCGCACGGCGGCTAGGGTGGCGTTCCGTGAGCGAACCGATCCGCGTGGCCGTGCTGGGAGCGTCAGGTCGCATGGGGACGACCACCGTGCGAGCCGTGCAGGAGGCCGACGGCCTCGAGCTCGTCGCGGCGCTCGACGCGGGTGACGACCTGCGGTCGGTGACCGACGCCGGGGCGCAGGTGGCGGTGGACTTCACCGTGCCGTCCGTGACCGAGCAGAACGTGCACGTGCTCGTCGACGCCGGCGTGCACGCCGTCGTCGGCACGACAGGCTGGGACGACGCGTCGCTCGGACGCGTGCACGACCACCTGCTGCGCGCACCGGGTGTCGGCGTCGTGGTCGCCCCGAACTTCGCGCTCGGTGCCGTGCTGGCGATGTCGTTCGCACGTCAGGCGGCGCGCTGGTTCGAGTCGGCCGAGGTGGTCGAGCTGCACCACCCCGACAAGGTCGACGCGCCGTCCGGGACGGCCCGGCACACGGCGCAGGGCATCGCCGCGGCACGTGCCGCCGCCGGTCTCGGGGCCGTGCCGGACGCGACCACCCAGACGCTGGACGGTGCGCGCGGCGCCGACGTCGACGGGGTGCGGGTGCACGCGGTGCGTCTGCGCGGCCTCGTGGCGCACGAGGAGATCCTGCTGGGCAACACCGGCGAGATGCTGACCATCCGCCACGACTCGTTCGACCGCGTGAGCTTCATGCCCGGCGTGCTGCTCGCCGTGCGGCGCGTCGTCGACCGGCCCGGGCTCACCGTGGGCCTCGAGCACCTGCTGGGGCTCCCCGCGTGAGCGAGCCGCGGTCCACCCGCCGCCGGACGGGCCTCGTGGCGGCGGTCGCACTGACGGCCCTGCTCGCGATCTACGTCTGGCTCGTGGCGCTGCGCGCGGTGCAGCTGGTCGCGACCGGGACGACGGTGGGGATCGTGCTCGGTGCGGCCCTGCTCGTCGCGCCGCTGCTGGTGATCGCGCTCATCGCCCGCGAGTGGCTCCTGGCGCTCGACGTGCAGCGCATGGCCGACGAGCTGGCGGCCGCCGGTGAGCTCCCGGTGGACGACCTGCCGCGCTCGCCCAGCGGCCGGGTCGACCGGACGGCGGCGCGGGCGGCGTTCGGCCCTCACCGGGACCGCGTCGAGGCGGACCCCGGCGAGTGGCGCAGCTGGTACCACCTCGCGTTCGCGTACGACGCGGCGGGGGACCGGGCGCGTGCGCGGGCCGCGCTGCGCACGGCCAGCCGCCTGCACCGGGGCAAGGACGCGCCCGGCGACCTGCCCTGAGGGCCTCGCGGGCCCCCGCGGGCTCAGATGCCGGCGTACCAGCGGCGCTCGGTCACGACGTGCGCCTCGTCGTCGGGTCCGGGACCCGTCGCGAGCCGACGGGTGCGCCCGTCGGGGCCGAGGCCGGCGCCGGACAGGAAGTGCTCGCGGGCCTCGTCACCCTCGACGACCCACGTCTGCACCTGGTCGGCCCCGTCGGCGCGCAGCAGGTCGACCGCCGCGGCGAGGAGGCGCGAGCCGTGCCCCGCGCGCTGGTCCGGCGGGTCGACCTCGAGAGCCAGGACGACGCCCCCCGGCGCCTGCAGCGGGTCGGCCGGCGCGACGGGCGCGACCGACGCGACGCCGACGACCCGTGGGCCGTCGCACGCGACGAGGACGTGGTAGCCGGGCCCGGGCGGGGTCGACACGGCCTGGCTCCACTGCGTGACGAACGCCTGCTCGTCCAGCGAGTCGAGCACGACGTCGCCCAGCACGTCGGCATGGGCCGTCCGCCAGGCGGCGAGCTGGATGGCGGCGATCCGGGTCTCGTCACCCGGGACGGCGGGACGGACCGAGACGTCGGCGGTGGGCAGCACCCGGTGAGCCTAACCCTGTGCCCCGCCCGCCGGACCCGCGGCGTCAGGGCATGCCGAGCAGCCGGAGCCCCGCGGCCGTCGCGGCGGCGAGCACGACGACCACGACGAACGGTGCTCGCAGCACGAGCGCGACGGCCGCGACCGCCAGCGCGGGCAGGCGCGCGTCGACGACGACCTGGCTGCCGCTGGTGGCGGTCTGCACCGCGACCAGCGCGGACAGCAGCGCCACGGTGACCAGTGCGGCGACCCGGGCGACGCGCGGCTGCGCGAGCCAGTGCTCGGGCAGGACGTGCCCGGCGAGCTTGATGGCGAGGCAGGAGAGCCCCGCGAGCAGCACGGCTCCCCACAGCGCTGTCATGTCGACGCCCCGGTCGTCGTACGCCCGGTCGTCGCACGTCCCGTCGTGACGAGCCCGACGACGACCGCCACGACGGCGGCGAGCAGCACGGGCACCCCCGCCGGGAGCAGGGGAGTGGTGCCCAGCGCCACGACGGCGGCCGCCGCGGCGACGCCCTGCGCGGTGCGCCCCGCGAGCCGGGGCCAGACCAGCGCGAGGAAGGCGGCGCCGGCCGCCGCGTCGAGCCCGTACGCGCGCGGGTCGCCCAGCCGGTCGCCGGCCAGGGCGCCGAGCAGGGTGAACACGTTCCAGAGCACGAAGACGCCCAGTCCCGTCCACCAGAACCCGGTGCGCGCGGCCGCGCGCGTGGGCTGCACGGTGGCGACCGCCGTCGACTCGTCGATCGTCAGGTGCGCGGCCGGCAGGCGCCACCGCCACGGCAGGTCGAGCAGGGGCGTGAGCTGCGCGCCGTACAGGCCGTTGCGCGCGCCGAGCAGCGTCGCCGACGCGACGGCCGCCCCGAAGGCGCCGCCGCCACCGATCACGCCGATGAACGCGAACTGCGACCCGCCCGA of Cellulomonas dongxiuzhuiae contains these proteins:
- a CDS encoding AzlC family ABC transporter permease, yielding MTPHDPATAARRQALSVSVATGLYGVSFGALSVAAGLTVPQTVALSLLMFSGGSQFAFIGVIGGGGAFGAAVASATLLGARNGLYGAQLTPLLDLPWRWRLPAAHLTIDESTAVATVQPTRAAARTGFWWTGLGVFVLWNVFTLLGALAGDRLGDPRAYGLDAAAGAAFLALVWPRLAGRTAQGVAAAAAVVALGTTPLLPAGVPVLLAAVVAVVVGLVTTGRATTGRTTTGAST
- the dapB gene encoding 4-hydroxy-tetrahydrodipicolinate reductase, with the translated sequence MSEPIRVAVLGASGRMGTTTVRAVQEADGLELVAALDAGDDLRSVTDAGAQVAVDFTVPSVTEQNVHVLVDAGVHAVVGTTGWDDASLGRVHDHLLRAPGVGVVVAPNFALGAVLAMSFARQAARWFESAEVVELHHPDKVDAPSGTARHTAQGIAAARAAAGLGAVPDATTQTLDGARGADVDGVRVHAVRLRGLVAHEEILLGNTGEMLTIRHDSFDRVSFMPGVLLAVRRVVDRPGLTVGLEHLLGLPA
- a CDS encoding AzlD domain-containing protein, producing the protein MTALWGAVLLAGLSCLAIKLAGHVLPEHWLAQPRVARVAALVTVALLSALVAVQTATSGSQVVVDARLPALAVAAVALVLRAPFVVVVVLAAATAAGLRLLGMP
- a CDS encoding helix-turn-helix domain-containing protein, with translation MTVAVDSYRRLPVPAALQGIAEHAWVARHDGGRQHTEVLLPDGRGLLQLVRGTGGLLVDPLTGAAGPDCDGVRGAWTHALVAEQTGPVARLGVQLHPLGLARLREARPVADTWLPLDAVLSPQVAAHAGALLDAGDDEDAMAAVLDGLAARPRRTGADLDHLEDALRFVDEHRGLVRQLDVARSVGTSLGELHRWCSHLLGMSPAQYLSAVRFSTFVRESVGSGPVDPHATVAAIEWFVDAGYPPREVERFSGLPPADLRRLAEHLAARIGSARR
- a CDS encoding polyribonucleotide nucleotidyltransferase — protein: MEGPEIQFAEATIDNGRFGTRTVRFETGRLAKQAAGAAVAYLDDDTMLLSATTAGKHPREGFDFFPLTVDVEERQYAAGKIPGSFFRREGRPSTEAILACRLIDRPLRPLFVKGLRNEVQVVVTVLSINPDDSYDVLAINAASMSTQLSGLPFSGPIAATRLALVDGQWVAFPRYSERERSTFDIVVAGRVVGDDVAIAMIEADAPEGAWNLIHGGGGTAPTEEIVTQGIEAAKPFIRALVEAQQQLAASNAKETRVFPTFPDYQPDALAAVEQAATARLSDALTIADKQQREARLDEIKAEVQGELAGQFEGREKEISGAYRSVQKALIRQRILTDGFRIDGRGLRDIRTLSAEVEVLPRTHGSALFERGETQILGVTTLNMLRMEQQIDSLSPETRKRYMHHYNFPPFSTGETGRVGSPKRREIGHGALAERAIVPVLPAREDFPYAIRQVSEALGSNGSTSMGSVCAATLSLLNAGVPLRAPVAGIAMGLVSDTVDGETRYAALTDILGAEDAFGDMDFKVAGTREFVTAIQLDTKLDGIPASVLAGALMQAKEARLAILDVIAEAIDVPDEMSPFAPRVISVKVPVDKIGEVIGPKGKMINQIQEETGADISIEDDGTVYIGATDGPSAEAARAAINAIANPHMPEIGERFVGTVVKTTTFGAFISLSPGKDGLLHISQIRKLVGGKRVENVEDVLAIGQKVQVEIGEIDPRGKLSLHAVLDEVQTEGEQAAEPATTDA
- a CDS encoding M16 family metallopeptidase, which translates into the protein MPQILPLVAPGSPGADLVVGQDGGAAVRRTVLPGGVRVLTEHMPGLRSATVGAWVGVGSRDETSGHFGSTHFLEHLLFKGTARRSAMDIAEAFDAVGGEANAATGKEHTCYYARVLDTDVPMAVDVIADMVTSARLDADELETERGVILEELAMNDDDPSDVAHEQFATAVFGDTPLGRPIGGTPQAIRSVPRDAVWEHYRQHYRPETLVVTAAGGVDHDALCAQVAAALTDGGWDLPPAAVPASRRAGGARGATAEGVELTVRRPTEQANVIVGGTCLNATDERRFVLSVLNAALGGGMSSRLFQEIREKRGLAYSTYSFASGHAETGMFGLYAGCTPARVDEVTALMVVELERMAQEPMGEAELARSIGQLCGGLVLGMEDTGSRMSRLGKAELVHGELLDIDESLARIRAVTAREVQDLAGELASAPRSVVRVGPFGD
- a CDS encoding GNAT family N-acetyltransferase; the encoded protein is MLPTADVSVRPAVPGDETRIAAIQLAAWRTAHADVLGDVVLDSLDEQAFVTQWSQAVSTPPGPGYHVLVACDGPRVVGVASVAPVAPADPLQAPGGVVLALEVDPPDQRAGHGSRLLAAAVDLLRADGADQVQTWVVEGDEAREHFLSGAGLGPDGRTRRLATGPGPDDEAHVVTERRWYAGI